From the genome of Argentina anserina chromosome 4, drPotAnse1.1, whole genome shotgun sequence, one region includes:
- the LOC126791873 gene encoding probable pectinesterase/pectinesterase inhibitor 21, whose amino-acid sequence MSGDDRHGKKKKVAIIGVSALILVAMVVAVAVGVTKSQKGEDDKKPATTSKAIEAVCQPTDYKETCQQTLSQNAGNVTDPKELIKAAFKIAKDKLQEVIDKSATLHELAKDDMGNQALQNCKELIQYSIDDIQRSFGGMGPFDVTKIKAYVNDLQSWLSASISYEQKCLDGFNNTPGPAGDKMKDYLKQAMELTKNGLAMVTEINKLMVGGAIKPQRRLLGEDAKIVPSWIDGRKLDLATATSSSLKPDVVVAQDGSGKYKTVNEALKDIPKGNQKTFVIYIKEGEYKENLELSKEMSNVMFIGDGPTKTKITGNKNFADGVHPFKTATVVIIGDFFIAKDMGFENSAGPKGHQAVALRVQSDMSIFYNCQIDGYQNTLFTQTYRQFYRDCTISGAVDMIFGDASVVFQNCKMIVRKPESNDKITVTSQERSDKRQPTAIVFQNSTISAEKDYKDTKTAYLGRPGQIFSRTVVMQSQLDDVINPEGWAEWTGQPNHDSVWFGEFSNRGNGAATNKRVSWFKMVTREEADEFAPGKLLLGDNWIKPSGVSYEAGLMRV is encoded by the exons ATGAGCGGAGATGACCGTCAcggcaagaagaagaaggtcgCCATCATCGGCGTGTCGGCGTTAATTCTCGTGGCCATGGTGGTTGCTGTGGCTGTTGGGGTTACCAAAAGCCAGAAAGGTGAAGATGATAAGAAACCAGCCACTACATCCAAGGCCATCGAAGCTGTCTGCCAACCAACAGACTACAAGGAAACTTGTCAGCAAACTCTATCCCAAAACGCCGGCAACGTCACAGACCCGAAAGAGCTCATCAAGGCAGCCTTCAAGATCGCCAAGGACAAACTCCAAGAGGTGATCGACAAGTCCGCCACCTTGCACGAGCTCGCCAAGGATGACATGGGCAACCAGGCCCTTCAAAATTGCAAGGAGCTCATTCAGTACTCCATCGATGATATACAGAGGTCGTTTGGGGGTATGGGCCCATTCGATGTAACCAAGATCAAAGCATACGTCAATGACCTCCAATCCTGGCTTAGTGCTTCCATAAGCTACGAACAGAAATGCTTGGATGGGTTCAACAACACACCTGGTCCAGCTGGGGACAAAATGAAGGACTACTTGAAGCAAGCAATGGAACTCACAAAGAACGGACTTGCCATGGTCACTGAAATCAACAAACTCATGGTAGGTGGCGCCATTAAACCCCAACGTCGTCTCTTGGGTGAGGATGCTAAGATCGTCCCCTCATGGATTGACGGGCGCAAGCTCGACCTTGCAACCGCTACTTCGAGCTCCCTGAAGCCCGACGTCGTGGTAGCCCAAGATGGAAGCGGAAAGTATAAGACTGTGAACGAGGCTCTCAAGGATATCCCTAAGGGTAACCAAAAGACGTTCGTGATCTACATTAAGGAGGGTGAGTACAAGGAGAATCTGGAGCTTAGCAAGGAGATGAGCAATGTCATGTTCATCGGTGATGGCCCTACCAAGACCAAGATCACTGGTAACAAGAACTTCGCCGATGGTGTCCATCCATTCAAAACGGCAACCGTCG TTATCATTGGTGACTTCTTCATTGCAAAGGACATGGGATTTGAGAACTCAGCCGGACCCAAAGGCCATCAAGCTGTGGCACTACGTGTTCAATCTGACATGTCCATCTTCTACAACTGCCAGATAGACGGTTACCAAAACACTCTTTTCACCCAGACCTACAGGCAATTCTATCGTGACTGCACCATCTCTGGAGCCGTCGATATGATCTTCGGTGACGCATCCGTCGTGTTCCAAAACTGCAAGATGATCGTCAGGAAGCCCGAGTCAAATGATAAAATCACGGTCACCTCCCAAGAAAGGAGTGACAAGCGCCAGCCTACCGCCATTGTCTTCCAAAACAGCACCATCAGCGCTGAGAAAGACTATAAGGACACCAAAACAGCATACTTGGGCAGGCCAGGACAGATCTTCTCCAGGACTGTCGTGATGCAGTCCCAGCTCGATGACGTCATCAACCCCGAGGGTTGGGCTGAGTGGACCGGACAACCCAACCATGACTCAGTCTGGTTCGGTGAGTTCTCAAACAGAGGAAATGGTGCAGCTACAAACAAGAGGGTGAGCTGGTTCAAGATGGTCACTCGCGAAGAAGCCGACGAGTTCGCCCCCGGAAAACTTTTGTTGGGTGATAACTGGATCAAGCCCAGCGGTGTGTCGTATGAGGCTGGACTGATGCGTGTGTAA
- the LOC126792275 gene encoding L10-interacting MYB domain-containing protein-like, with protein MANSKEQACWNESLVEVFVDICIKELKNKWDALKGEWRLWKDLKNKYTGLGWDPKLNTVVATEERWSQIIGEFARFKKKGISPEFETKLDILFSDITATGKHAWAPSSSIPIPNSLEEGDNVNYVEGSGDSDERDVSNYTRSSKRKRSERALKDKEKVPKKVGGVAQLAKEIGRMCSAIESRSTTSSIVNNARTSITEVMKDVTSLPGAEQGTRLWFFATRLFLSAEKRDVLHYGRS; from the exons ATGGCAAATTCCAAAGAACAAGCGTGTTGGAATGAGTCCTTAGTAGAAGTTTTTGTTGACATATGTATCAAGGAA CTAAAAAATAAGTGGGATGCCCTAAAAGGTGAGTGGAGACTATGGAAAGATCTGAAGAATAAATATACCGGTCTTGGGTGGGATCCCAAGCTCAACACTGTTGTTGCGACCGAAGAGCGCTGGAGTCAAATAATTGGG GAATTTGCAAGGTTCAAGAAAAAAGGAATATCACCCGAGTTTGAAACTAAATTGGATATATTGTTTTCCGATATTACAGCTACTGGAAAGCATGCATGGGCACCATCTTCTTCAATCCCTATCCCTAATAGTCTGGAGGAAGGTGACAATGTTAACTACGTTGAAGGTAGTGGTGACTCTGATGAGAGAGATGTATCTAATTACACTCGGTCCTCTAAGAGGAAAAGAAGTGAGAGAGCTTTgaaagataaagaaaaagTACCAAAAAAGGTTGGAGGTGTTGCACAGTTGGCTAAAGAAATTGGCAGAATGTGTTCTGCAATTGAAAGTAGAAGTACAACATCTTCAATAGTCAATAATGCGCGCACTAGTATTACTGAAGTGATGAAGGATGTCACCTCATTGCCTGGAGCTGAGCAGGGAACCAGATTGTGGTTCTTTGCCACTCGATTGTTTTTAAGTGCAGAGAAGAGAGATGTACTGCACTATGGAAGATCCTAA
- the LOC126792277 gene encoding pectinesterase-like — protein MGVPGGKKRIAIIAVSSVFLVAMVIGAVVGVVQYKKEVKHVGGVGDEDDDSTPGDINTSDSSKAIVAICQPTDYQQECEKSLEKEVGNDKDPKELARAGIQVAINKMDEAIRTTIIFKNQAKDPMIEQALSICKHLLNASMYDLKISYNKMGAIDLDKVDEYAEDVRVWLSGAVSHQDTCVEAFENTTGDIGKKMKEILEIPHERTSNALSMVTETTKALNSLNFKSNARRLLASSPPSNNNNNNKNNQQKQPGTKTDHPSWLTGRKLDLLKATPETLKPNVTVAQDGSGKFKTINEALKLVPKKSDDLFVIYVKEGVYKENVTIEGTMENVVMIGDGPTKTKISGNKSFTGGIKTMNTATVAVVGNFFVAKDIGFENTAGAEGHQAVALRVQSDFSIFYNCKIDGYQNTLYVQAYRNYFRDCNITGTVDFIFGDAVSLFQNCRMVVRKPKDGQACIVTAQGRTDKNEVTGIVIQNCTIGADPENKNNIKAYLGRPWKNYARTIIMQSQIDDVIQPEGYLPWDGAKFHMTSLFGEYNNTGSGADMSGRAKWPSIKKLDDKHAKAYSGGKWFESDKWIKPSGVPFDSGMMEA, from the exons ATGGGCGTCCCTGGTGGTAAGAAGAGGATCGCAATCATTGCCGTCTCCTCGGTGTTTCTGGTGGCCATGGTGATTGGTGCGGTGGTTGGTGTTGTCCAATATAAGAAAGAGGTGAAACACGTAGGTGGAGTTGGAGATGAAGACGATGACTCTACACCAGGAGATATAAACACCTCCGATTCATCAAAGGCAATTGTAGCCATTTGCCAGCCCACTGACTACCAACAAGAATGCGAGAAGAGTCTGGAAAAGGAGGTCGGAAATGACAAAGACCCGAAAGAGCTTGCAAGAGCCGGGATACAGGTGGCCATTAACAAAATGGATGAGGCTATAAGGACAACCATAATCTTTAAAAATCAGGCCAAAGATCCCATGATCGAACAAGCTCTTAGTATCTGCAAGCACTTGTTGAATGCTTCCATGTACGATTTGAAAATTTCATACAATAAAATGGGTGCAATAGATCTCGATAAGGTTGATGAGTACGCAGAAGATGTGAGGGTTTGGCTGAGTGGGGCTGTCAGTCACCAAGACACTTGCGTTGAAGCATTTGAGAACACAACCGGTGATATCGGcaagaaaatgaaggaaaTCTTGGAGATACCTCATGAACGCACTAGCAATGCGCTTTCCATGGTCACTGAAACCACCAAGGCCTTGAACTCTCTTAATTTCAAATCCAACGCACGCCGGCTCCTGGCCTCATCACCGCCATCCAATAATAACAACAATAATAAGAATAATCAACAAAAGCAGCCAGGCACCAAAACCGATCACCCTTCTTGGCTCACTGGTCGTAAGTTGGATCTTCTGAAAGCTACGCCTGAAACCCTTAAGCCCAACGTGACAGTGGCTCAAGATGGGAGCGGCAAGTTTAAAACTATCAACGAAGCTTTGAAGTTGGTCCCAAAGAAGAGCGACGACTTGTTTGTGATTTACGTGAAGGAGGGAGTGTACAAAGAAAATGTGACGATTGAAGGTACGATGGAaaatgttgtgatgattgGTGATGGCCCTACTAAGACCAAGATCTCTGGTAACAAAAGCTTCACCGGCGGAATCAAAACAATGAACACTGCAACAGTTG CTGTAGTTGGAAACTTTTTTGTTGCCAAGGACATAGGGTTTGAGAACACAGCCGGAGCGGAAGGGCACCAAGCGGTGGCGCTGCGAGTTCAATCTGACTTCTCCATCTTCTACAACTGCAAAATTGACGGGTACCAAAACACCCTGTACGTCCAAGCCTACAGGAATTACTTCCGGGACTGCAACATCACTGGCACCGTCGACTTCATCTTCGGTGATGCGGTGTCGCTCTTCCAGAACTGTAGGATGGTGGTGAGGAAGCCAAAGGACGGCCAGGCCTGCATCGTCACAGCTCAAGGAAGAACAGACAAGAATGAGGTCACCGGAATCGTGATCCAAAACTGCACCATCGGCGCCGACCCAGAGAACAAGAATAACATCAAGGCATACCTAGGTCGGCCATGGAAGAATTACGCAAGAACCATCATCATGCAGTCACAGATCGATGATGTGATTCAACCTGAAGGGTACCTACCTTGGGATGGCGCCAAGTTCCACATGACGTCATTATTCGGGGAGTACAACAACACGGGATCTGGTGCTGACATGTCCGGTAGAGCCAAATGGCCTAGCATCAAGAAGCTTGATGATAAACATGCTAAAGCCTACAGCGGTGGAAAGTGGTTTGAGAGTGATAAGTGGATTAAACCTAGCGGAGTACCTTTTGATTCTGGCATGATGGAAGCTTAG
- the LOC126792950 gene encoding LOW QUALITY PROTEIN: probable acyl-CoA dehydrogenase IBR3 (The sequence of the model RefSeq protein was modified relative to this genomic sequence to represent the inferred CDS: substituted 1 base at 1 genomic stop codon) — translation MADDFDLRALLRYAAANVPDFPPSPSNFTVSKFGHGQSNPTYLLQVESKRYVLRKKPPGKLLQSAHAVEREFQVLHALSTHTLVPVPKVFCLCTDPAVIGTPFYIMEFLEGRIFVDPRLPGVEPGSRRAIYQATAKALASLHSADVDAIGLGKYGRRENYCKRQVERWAKQYIASTGEGKPKRNPKMFELIDXLQQHIPLEDTSGGATGLVHGDFRFDNLVFHPIEDRVIGILDWELSTLGNQMCDVAYCSMPYTMDLGVDKDQLGKGMEYAGLPEGIPSLAEYVAEYCSLSGKPWPFAEWKFYVAFSLFRGASIYAGIYSRWTMGNASGGESAQHAGDKANFLIDYACEFVRQESVLPEYPPSVSSLARNYLKSSGRESEDQGFSKGEGKFVPSERIQELRNRLVKFMEDHIYPLEKEFYKLAESISRWTVHPEEEKLKELAKKEGLWNLFIPFDSAARAKKLIFDGTNQLQSTDNQLLGAGLSNLEYGYLCEIMGRSVWAPQVFNCGAPDTGNMEVLLRYGNKEQLLEWLVPLLEGRIRSGFAMTEPKVASSDATNIECSISRDGDSYIINGTKWWTSGAMDPRCRLLIVMGKTNFNAAMHKQQSMILVDIRTPGVHIKRPLTVFGYDDAPHGHAEVLFDNVRVPAKNILLGEGRGFEIAQGRLSPGRLHHCMRLVGAAERGMHIMAERALSRTVFGKLIAEQGSFRSDIAKCRIELEKTRLLVLEAADQLDRLGNKKARGTLAMAKVAAPNMALMVLDMAMQVHGGAGLSSDTCLAHLWATARTLRIADGPDEVHLGTIAKLELQRAKAKPETSGIKTSWK, via the exons ATGGCTGACGACTTCGACCTCCGCGCCCTGCTCCGTTACGCCGCCGCTAACGTCCCCGACTTCCCTCCCTCCCCCTCCAATTTCACCGTCTCCAAG TTCGGGCATGGACAATCGAATCCGACTTATCTGCTGCAAGTAGAATCAAAACGCTACGTTTTGAGAAAGAAGCCGCCGGGGAAGCTGCTCCAGTCGGCTCACGCCGTCGAGAGAGAGTTCCAG GTGCTACATGCATTGAGTACTCACACATTAGTTCCGGTGCCGAAAGTGTTCTGTTTGTGTACTGATCCAGCTGTTATTGGTACTCCTTTTTACATCATGGAGTTCCTGGAAGGCCGCATTTTCGTCGACCCGAGGCTACCG GGTGTGGAGCCTGGGAGCAGGAGGGCTATTTACCAAGCGACTGCGAAAGCTCTAGCGTCGCTGCATTCTGCTGATGTTGATGCTATTGGTCTAGGGAAGTATGGGCGCCGCGAAAACTATTGTAAACGGCAG GTAGAGAGGTGGGCGAAACAGTATATTGCATCCACTGGTGAAGGCAAGCCTAAGAGGAATCCAAAGATGTTTGAGCTGATTGATTAGTTACAGCAGCACATTCCTCTTGAAGATACTTCAGGAGGTGCAACCGGCTTGGTTCATGGGGACTTTCGCTTTGATAATCTTGTTTTTCATCCTATTGAG GATCGGGTGATTGGCATTCTTGACTGGGAATTGTCTACTCTTGGAAACCAAATGTGTGATGTGGCTTACTGCTCCATG CCTTATACCATGGACTTAGGGGTTGACAAAGATCAACTTGGTAAAGGTATGGAATATGCTGGGCTTCCAGAAGGGATTCCTTCTCTGGCAGAATATGTGGCAGAATACTGCTCTTTATCT GGAAAACCATGGCCTTTTGCTGAGTGGAAATTTTATGTGGCATTTTCTTTATTCCGTGGCGCATCAATTTATGCAGGCATTTACAGTAGATGGACCATG GGTAATGCTTCAGGAGGTGAGAGTGCCCAGCATGCAGGTGACAAAGCTAATTTTCTTATAGACTATGCATGTGAGTTCGTTAGACAAGAATCAGTGCTTCCTGAGTATCCTCCATCAG TTTCTTCACTTGCTCGAAACTACTTGAAAAGTTCCGGACGAGAGAGTGAAGATCAAGGATTTTCTAAAGGGGAAGGGAAGTTTGTCCCCAGTGAAAGGATTCAGGAATTGAGAAACAGGTTGGTCAAGTTCATGGAAGATCACATATATCCCTTGGAAAAAGAGTTCTACAAACTTGCTGAATCTATCTCACGTTGGACAGTGCATCCCGAGGAGGAGAAGTTAAAGGAGCTAGCAAAGAAAGAAGGCCTGTGGAACTTATTCATACCT TTTGATAGTGCTGCCAGggcaaaaaaattaatttttgatGGGACCAATCAGCTTCAGTCTACCGACAATCAATTATTGGGTGCGGGCCTTTCAAACCTTGAATATGGATATCTTTGTGAGATCATGGGTCGTTCTGTTTGGGCTCCACAAGTATTCAACTGTGGCGCACCTGATACCGGAAATATGGAG GTCTTGTTGCGTTATGGGAACAAAGAACAACTACTTGAATGGCTTGTTCCTTTACTTGAGGGGCGAATAAGATCAGGATTTGCAATGACAGAACCCAAAGTTGCATCCTCTGATGCAACTAACATCGAGTGTTCTATTAGTAG AGATGGAGATTCATATATTATCAATGGAACAAAATGGTGGACAAGTGGAGCTATGGATCCAAGATGCAGACTTCTTATAGTCATG GGAAAAACCAACTTCAATGCTGCAATGCATAAGCAGCAGTCTATGATCTTAGTAGATATCCGGACTCCAGGTGTACACATTAAGAGACCACTTACAGTTTTTGGCTATGATGATGCACCTCATGGGCATGCAGAAGTTTTATTTGACAATGTACGCGTCCCAGCTAAGAATATTCTACTGGGAGAAGGACGTGGGTTTGAGATTGCACAG GGTAGGTTAAGCCCAGGAAGGTTACACCATTGCATGAGACTGGTAGGAGCTGCCGAGCGAGGCATGCATATAATGGCGGAAAGGGCTCTTAGTAGGACGGTTTTTGGGAAGTTGATTGCTGAACAAGGCTCTTTTCGTTCTGATATAGCAAAG TGTCGAATAGAGCTAGAGAAAACAAGATTGTTGGTTCTGGAGGCAGCTGACCAGCTTGATAGACTTGGAAACAAAAAGGCCCGTGGAACTCTTGCAATGGCAAAG GTAGCAGCGCCAAACATGGCTCTGATGGTGCTCGACATGGCAATGCAAGTTCATGGCGGTGCTGGCTTGTCTTCTGACACATGTCTGGCCCATCTTTGGGCCACGGCCAGAACATTGAGAATAGCAGATGGTCCAGATGAAGTTCACTTGGGTACCATTGCTAAGTTAGAACTACAGAGAGCTAAAGCTAAACCTGAAACTTCAGGGATAAAAACATCCTGGAAATGA